A region from the Schistocerca serialis cubense isolate TAMUIC-IGC-003099 chromosome 1, iqSchSeri2.2, whole genome shotgun sequence genome encodes:
- the LOC126470360 gene encoding probable cytosolic iron-sulfur protein assembly protein Ciao1: MVRMESVQTLLGHQGRVWNVSWHPQGSFLASCGEDKTIRIWGREGDKWITKAVLTDGHQRTIRQVAWSPCGNYLASASFDATVAIWDKKSGEFECNATLEGHENEVKSVSWSKSGQLLATCSRDKSVWVWEVAEDDEYECAAVLNAHTQDVKKVLWHPHLDILASASYDNTVKIFREDPDDNDWICAATLSSHESTVWGLAFNPTGSRLATCSADLTVKIWNEYLPGNSEGIVTPGTDAVWKCVCTLSGYHNRTIYDIDWCGTTDLIVTACGDDNIRIFKESPGSDRNAPTFSLLHTCYGAHTQDVNSVSWNPTFPGLLASASDDGEIKIWNCSDY; the protein is encoded by the coding sequence ATGGTACGCATGGAATCTGTGCAAACTTTACTTGGTCATCAAGGACGGGTATGGAATGTTAGCTGGCATCCCCAAGGATCATTTCTGGCAAGTTGTGGAGAAGATAAAACAATTCGAATCTGGGGTAGAGAAGGCGATAAATGGATTACTAAAGCAGTTTTAACTGACGGTCATCAAAGGACTATCCGTCAAGTAGCATGGTCTCCTTGTGGAAACTACCTAGCGTCAGCAAGTTTCGACGCTACTGTGGCTATTTGGGATAAAAAATCAGGAGAGTTTGAATGTAATGCAACGTTGGAAGGTCATGAAAACGAAGTAAAAAGTGTTTCCTGGTCAAAATCGGGACAGCTACTTGCAACATGCAGCAGAGATAAAAGCGTGTGGGTGTGGGAAGttgcagaagatgatgagtatgaatGTGCAGCTGTCTTGAATGCACATACGCAAGATGTTAAGAAAGTGTTGTGGCATCCACATCTTGATATATTGGCTTCCGCCAGTTACGATAACACTGTGAAAATTTTTAGGGAAGACCCCGATGACAATGATTGGATTTGTGCAGCTACTTTGAGTTCTCATGAGTCAACTGTTTGGGGTTTGGCTTTTAATCCCACGGGCTCACGACTTGCAACATGTAGTGCTGATCTAACGGTAAAAATTTGGAATGAATACCTCCCAGGTAATTCTGAGGGAATTGTGACACCAGGAACGGATGCTGTGTGGAAATGCGTGTGCACATTGTCAGGTTATCATAATCGTACAATTTATGATATTGACTGGTGTGGGACGACAGACCTCATTGTAACAGCGTGTGGTGACGACAATATTAGAATTTTTAAGGAATCTCCTGGTTCTGATAGAAATGCCCCGACTTTCTCTTTATTGCACACATGCTATGGAGCCCACACACAAGATGTTAACAGTGTTTCATGGAATCCTACGTTTCCTGGTTTATTAGCATCTGCAAGTGATGAtggagaaataaaaatttggaacTGCAGTGATTATTAA